The Winogradskyella schleiferi genome has a window encoding:
- the porD gene encoding type IX secretion system protein PorD, whose product MRNLFLLFTLLLTTVGFSQELNCTVAVIAQQTGNENNVVFKTLEKQLNEFINNTKWTGKNFGAQERINCNMVINVNQYNNDSFSASLQVSSSRPVFNSTYSSPVYNYNDRNFNFQYLEFQNLVYNDNQFESNLISVLAFHVYMILGMDADTFELNGGDEYFEQAQTIASYSQQLNGQGWKLEDGLQSRFALIDNLMSPAFKGLRTTMYKYHIEGMDIMNEGAKEGKMKIIAALDELQKVHRVRPNSYVMRVFFDAKADEIMEILSGGPSVNITEATDVLNRIAPMHSQKWRNIKY is encoded by the coding sequence ATGCGTAACCTATTTCTTTTATTTACTCTTTTATTAACAACTGTAGGGTTTTCACAAGAATTGAATTGTACGGTAGCCGTTATCGCGCAACAAACGGGTAATGAAAACAATGTTGTTTTTAAAACCTTGGAAAAACAATTGAATGAGTTCATCAATAATACAAAATGGACAGGAAAGAATTTCGGAGCACAAGAGCGCATTAATTGTAATATGGTAATTAATGTCAATCAATATAATAATGATTCATTTTCGGCTTCGCTTCAAGTATCGTCGTCTCGGCCAGTTTTTAATTCTACGTATAGTTCGCCTGTGTATAATTACAACGACCGTAACTTTAATTTTCAATATTTGGAATTTCAGAATTTGGTTTATAATGATAATCAATTTGAATCCAATCTTATCTCCGTTTTAGCATTTCATGTTTATATGATTTTAGGAATGGATGCAGATACTTTTGAACTCAACGGAGGCGATGAATATTTTGAGCAAGCACAGACTATTGCTAGTTATTCACAACAGCTCAATGGACAAGGTTGGAAACTGGAAGATGGATTACAATCGCGTTTCGCATTGATTGATAATCTGATGTCGCCAGCGTTTAAAGGTTTAAGAACGACCATGTACAAGTATCATATTGAAGGTATGGATATTATGAATGAAGGTGCAAAAGAAGGAAAGATGAAAATAATTGCTGCATTGGATGAATTACAAAAAGTACATCGTGTGCGTCCAAATTCTTATGTAATGCGCGTTTTTTTTGATGCAAAAGCGGATGAAATCATGGAAATTCTTTCTGGTGGACCGAGCGTTAATATTACAGAGGCAACAGATGTTTTAAATAGAATTGCTCCAATGCATTCCCAGAAGTGGCGAAATATTAAGTATTAG
- a CDS encoding FG-GAP-like repeat-containing protein, with product MKRYVIIVIFFTVFSLNSQIYFTDQSNIVGVSENTGVVSMGGGVSFVDYDEDGWDDISLGTGNGQSIQFYKNYDGFFVQESLLPIDLNFQNKSIIWVDFDNDGDKDLFVTSQTDGNRFFEKLSDNSLIDITISAGFVLENMYTFGASWGDINNDGCLDVYLSNYKENTTITNYLYQSNCDGTFTEITNEVGLANIPALTFCSGFFDFNNDGWQDLYIANDKVKQNHLYKNNGDGTFTDVSQSSGTDLVIDAMSVTIDDFNSDGFLDIFMTNTPNNEATTVGSTVLLKNNGDETFTNISESSGTQLNSWSWGSNFLDAENDGDLDLYISCSYDGSNGFPSYGFYENIDGENFANLVNSGFENSISSFSSAIGDTNNDGLLDIVVNNNNHAPFIWNNQTSTINNYIKVKLIGTESNRDAIGSKIEIYTNDNLQYHYIMCGEGYLSQNSLVQTIGINEVTNIDYIKVTWLSGIEDIVYNVTPNQFITIIEGNSLSINNFGDRISVNFKNPVDDTMQIDTSHLVENLTLYNSTGALLLEKPVMKKQFELNLYTLQAGIYFCSLKFDNDRIKIIKLIKR from the coding sequence ATGAAACGCTATGTAATTATCGTGATATTTTTTACGGTTTTCTCCTTAAATTCTCAAATATATTTTACTGACCAATCTAATATTGTTGGTGTTTCGGAGAATACAGGAGTCGTTTCCATGGGTGGCGGTGTAAGTTTTGTGGATTATGATGAGGATGGATGGGACGACATATCACTTGGAACAGGTAATGGACAATCTATTCAATTCTATAAGAATTATGATGGTTTTTTTGTCCAAGAATCTCTGTTGCCTATTGATTTGAATTTTCAAAATAAATCCATTATTTGGGTGGATTTCGACAATGATGGTGATAAGGATTTATTTGTAACAAGTCAAACTGATGGAAATAGGTTTTTTGAAAAACTCAGCGATAACTCTTTAATTGATATAACTATTTCGGCCGGATTCGTCTTAGAAAATATGTACACTTTTGGTGCGTCTTGGGGAGATATCAATAATGATGGCTGTTTAGATGTATACTTATCGAACTACAAGGAAAACACAACAATAACCAATTACCTGTATCAAAGTAATTGTGATGGTACATTTACTGAGATCACAAATGAAGTAGGCTTAGCAAATATACCAGCATTGACTTTTTGTTCAGGTTTTTTTGATTTTAATAATGATGGTTGGCAAGATTTATATATCGCCAATGATAAAGTAAAACAAAACCACTTATACAAAAACAATGGCGATGGCACATTTACAGATGTTAGTCAATCTTCAGGTACAGATTTAGTTATAGATGCCATGTCAGTAACTATTGACGATTTCAACTCTGATGGCTTTTTGGATATATTTATGACGAACACCCCAAATAATGAGGCTACCACGGTTGGTAGTACTGTTTTGCTTAAGAATAATGGAGATGAAACGTTCACAAATATTTCTGAAAGTTCAGGAACACAATTAAATAGCTGGTCTTGGGGATCAAACTTTCTCGATGCGGAGAATGATGGTGATCTCGACTTATATATAAGTTGTTCTTATGACGGTAGCAACGGATTTCCGTCTTATGGCTTTTATGAAAATATTGATGGGGAAAATTTCGCTAATTTAGTTAATTCTGGATTTGAGAATTCTATAAGTAGTTTTTCGTCTGCTATCGGTGACACTAATAATGATGGTTTATTAGATATCGTTGTTAATAATAACAATCATGCTCCCTTTATTTGGAATAACCAAACATCTACTATCAATAATTATATTAAAGTAAAATTAATCGGTACAGAATCCAATCGCGATGCTATCGGTTCTAAGATAGAAATTTATACGAATGATAATCTGCAATACCATTATATAATGTGCGGTGAAGGTTATTTAAGCCAGAATTCTTTAGTACAAACTATTGGCATTAATGAAGTTACCAATATAGATTATATTAAAGTGACTTGGCTTAGTGGAATTGAAGATATTGTATATAATGTAACTCCTAATCAGTTTATAACAATTATTGAAGGAAATTCCTTATCTATAAATAATTTTGGTGATAGGATTTCAGTAAATTTTAAGAACCCTGTTGATGACACTATGCAAATTGATACTTCTCATTTAGTTGAAAATTTAACTTTGTATAATAGTACAGGAGCTTTACTTCTTGAAAAACCTGTTATGAAAAAACAGTTTGAATTAAATCTTTACACGCTTCAGGCAGGTATCTATTTTTGTAGTTTGAAATTTGATAACGATCGAATTAAGATTATAAAATTAATTAAACGCTAA
- a CDS encoding DNA-directed RNA polymerase subunit omega, whose amino-acid sequence MDLKKTDAPVSTITYNRNEIDAPTDNIYEAISVISRRAEQINTDIRRELIDKLEEFATYNDSLEEIFENKEQIEVSKFYEKLPKPHSLAVKEWLDDKIYHRNTDDPQP is encoded by the coding sequence ATGGATTTAAAAAAGACAGATGCACCAGTAAGTACAATTACTTACAACAGAAATGAAATTGATGCGCCAACGGATAATATCTATGAAGCGATTTCTGTAATTTCTAGACGTGCAGAGCAGATCAATACAGACATAAGACGTGAGTTAATTGACAAGCTTGAAGAGTTTGCAACCTACAACGATAGTTTGGAGGAAATTTTCGAAAACAAAGAACAAATTGAAGTGTCCAAATTTTACGAGAAATTACCTAAACCACACTCTTTAGCAGTTAAAGAATGGTTGGATGATAAAATTTATCATAGAAATACGGATGATCCTCAGCCATAA
- the recN gene encoding DNA repair protein RecN, whose translation MLTTLYIKNYALIDELNVSFNNGLTIITGETGAGKSILLGGLSLVLGKRADLSQVKNTDEKCIIEAIFDIANYDLKGLFKTLDLDYDVQTIIRREILPSGKSRAFINDTPVTLESLVALSSYLIDIHSQHQTQQLTQDDYQFKVIDALAENKSNLEAFSKGLVDYKSLQKSLEELKLSKSELIKEYDYNLFLSNELNEINLEKINLEDLETQYEELNNVEVISEKLSSTKSILNVEELGAIDQLNSAKHELSKIASFGKSYDALKERIASVGIELDDILIELDNLEDNLSSDPQELERINSQLQIVNNLFQKHSVSEIEELISLKNDLKSKIDNTESLDETIALKEQELLKEKEKLNEIALKIHDKRKKVIPVFVSKLETILSELGMPNAKFKIQLEATDQFLKNGKDNLQFLLMANKGSSFNELKKSASGGELSRIMLAIKSILAEYIQLPSIMFDEIDTGVSGEISNKMGEIMKNMSNKMQVFTITHLPQIAAKGNTHFKVFKSDIKDVTHTQLKKLNEDERIVEIAQMLGGLDITDSALAHARQLLN comes from the coding sequence TTGCTCACAACACTTTACATTAAAAATTACGCACTCATCGATGAGTTGAACGTGTCTTTTAATAATGGTTTAACTATTATTACAGGCGAAACAGGTGCTGGAAAATCGATTTTATTGGGAGGTTTATCTTTAGTTTTGGGGAAACGTGCTGATTTAAGTCAGGTAAAAAATACAGACGAAAAATGCATAATTGAAGCTATTTTTGATATTGCCAATTATGATTTAAAGGGATTGTTCAAAACGTTGGATCTGGATTACGACGTACAAACCATTATACGACGTGAAATCTTACCATCCGGAAAATCCCGAGCTTTTATAAATGATACTCCTGTAACCTTAGAAAGCCTAGTAGCTTTGAGCAGTTACCTTATTGATATCCATTCGCAACACCAAACACAGCAATTAACCCAAGACGATTATCAGTTTAAGGTCATTGATGCTTTGGCGGAAAATAAATCGAATCTAGAAGCATTCTCAAAAGGATTAGTAGACTATAAATCACTTCAAAAATCATTGGAGGAATTAAAACTTTCAAAGTCAGAATTAATAAAAGAATATGATTATAATCTGTTTTTATCCAACGAGTTGAATGAAATCAATTTGGAAAAAATCAACCTAGAGGATTTAGAAACCCAATACGAAGAACTCAATAATGTAGAAGTTATAAGCGAAAAGCTAAGTAGCACAAAATCAATATTGAATGTTGAAGAACTTGGAGCGATTGATCAGTTAAATTCGGCTAAGCACGAACTATCTAAAATAGCCAGTTTTGGCAAGTCTTATGACGCCTTAAAAGAACGTATTGCTAGTGTTGGTATTGAACTCGATGATATTTTAATTGAATTGGATAATTTAGAAGACAATTTATCCTCAGATCCTCAAGAATTAGAGCGGATTAACAGCCAACTTCAGATAGTAAATAATTTATTCCAAAAACACTCGGTTTCAGAAATTGAAGAATTGATTTCACTTAAAAATGATCTGAAATCTAAAATTGATAATACGGAAAGTTTAGATGAAACCATAGCTCTTAAAGAACAAGAACTTTTAAAAGAGAAAGAGAAGCTCAATGAAATTGCTTTAAAAATTCATGATAAAAGAAAAAAGGTGATTCCAGTTTTCGTTTCAAAATTAGAAACTATACTTTCAGAATTGGGCATGCCAAATGCCAAATTTAAAATTCAATTAGAAGCGACTGACCAATTTCTGAAAAACGGTAAAGACAACTTGCAGTTTTTGCTCATGGCGAATAAAGGTTCAAGTTTTAATGAGCTTAAAAAATCAGCTTCAGGAGGGGAATTGTCTCGTATTATGCTAGCCATAAAATCCATATTAGCAGAATACATTCAGTTACCGTCTATTATGTTCGATGAAATTGATACTGGAGTTTCTGGAGAAATTTCAAACAAAATGGGCGAAATTATGAAGAATATGAGTAATAAAATGCAAGTGTTTACAATTACGCATTTACCACAAATAGCGGCAAAGGGCAATACACATTTCAAAGTTTTTAAATCCGATATTAAGGACGTTACGCATACACAGCTTAAAAAACTAAATGAGGATGAACGTATTGTAGAGATTGCGCAAATGCTTGGTGGATTGGATATTACAGATTCTGCTTTGGCGCATGCGAGACAACTTTTGAATTGA
- a CDS encoding outer membrane protein assembly factor BamD, with translation MKKGLYILFISILFVSCSEFQKTLKSDDTAAKFEMATELYDAGKYKKSFRLADQILQQYRGKPQAEKLTYIHAMCSYHLGDYYIASYHLGKFTDIYPQSEKAEEASFLAAKGYYFNSPVYSKEQKETVEAIEKLQLFINEYPNSPYLPEANTLVKELDFKLEKKSFEIAKQYGLISDYKASIKSFNNFLLEFPGASLRGEAFYYRFEAAYNLAILSVNYLKEERLKEALGYYEALKKGYPNSEHLEEATVLKEQLQQELNTFTTKS, from the coding sequence ATGAAAAAAGGACTTTACATACTATTTATCAGTATTCTATTTGTTTCTTGTAGCGAATTTCAGAAAACATTAAAATCTGATGATACAGCTGCAAAGTTTGAAATGGCAACTGAATTATACGACGCAGGAAAGTACAAAAAATCGTTTAGGTTGGCGGATCAAATTCTTCAGCAATACAGAGGGAAACCACAGGCCGAAAAATTGACCTATATCCACGCCATGTGTTCCTACCATTTGGGAGATTACTACATTGCAAGTTATCACTTAGGTAAATTTACGGACATTTATCCTCAGAGTGAAAAAGCTGAAGAAGCTTCATTTTTAGCTGCTAAAGGTTATTATTTTAATTCGCCTGTATATTCTAAAGAGCAGAAGGAAACGGTCGAAGCCATTGAAAAATTACAGTTGTTTATAAATGAGTATCCTAATTCACCATATTTGCCAGAAGCAAATACGTTGGTAAAGGAATTAGATTTCAAACTGGAGAAAAAATCATTTGAAATAGCAAAACAATACGGTTTAATCTCAGATTATAAAGCGTCAATAAAATCATTTAATAATTTTTTATTGGAATTTCCAGGCGCATCTTTAAGAGGAGAAGCCTTTTATTATAGATTTGAGGCGGCTTACAATCTTGCCATTTTAAGTGTGAATTATCTAAAGGAAGAAAGATTAAAAGAGGCTTTAGGTTATTATGAAGCTCTAAAAAAAGGCTATCCGAATTCTGAACATTTGGAAGAAGCTACAGTGTTAAAAGAACAATTACAACAAGAATTAAATACGTTTACTACTAAAAGTTAA
- the coaBC gene encoding bifunctional phosphopantothenoylcysteine decarboxylase/phosphopantothenate--cysteine ligase CoaBC has product MSILKDKNILIGITAGIAAYKSANLVRLFIKAGANIKVVMTPASKDFITPLTLSTLSKNPVYSSFVDEEDDNQVWNNHVDLGLWADYFVIAPATANTMAKMANGVCDNILLATYLSAKCPVYFAPAMDLDMYKHESTKASFEKLISYGNQLIPAGTGELASGLVGEGRMAEPEDIVSFIENDILEQLPLKGKRVLITAGPTYEALDPVRFIGNHSSGKMGFEIAKAASNLGAEVILVTGPTHEKIDNNFVTVKPVISAEEMYNEVHRHFLSSDIAILSAAVADYRPKNVADQKIKKKDATFTIELEKTKDILKSLGEIKTYQFLVGFALETNNELEHAKGKLESKNLDLIVLNSLQDKGAGFGVSTNKVTFITSANAIFENELKSKAEVAKDLMQLILKQTHA; this is encoded by the coding sequence ATGTCTATTCTAAAGGATAAAAATATTTTAATAGGCATTACTGCTGGTATTGCCGCATATAAATCTGCTAACTTAGTAAGATTATTTATTAAAGCAGGCGCAAACATCAAAGTTGTGATGACTCCTGCTTCTAAGGATTTTATAACACCACTCACACTTTCTACCCTTTCTAAAAACCCTGTCTATTCCTCATTTGTAGATGAAGAAGATGATAACCAAGTTTGGAACAACCATGTTGATTTAGGCCTTTGGGCAGATTATTTTGTTATAGCGCCAGCTACGGCCAATACCATGGCAAAGATGGCAAATGGTGTTTGTGATAATATATTATTGGCCACCTATCTTTCTGCGAAATGTCCCGTTTATTTTGCGCCTGCCATGGACTTGGATATGTATAAGCATGAATCCACCAAAGCATCATTTGAAAAATTGATATCATATGGAAATCAACTCATTCCAGCAGGAACAGGTGAACTCGCTAGTGGCTTAGTAGGCGAGGGTAGAATGGCAGAGCCAGAAGATATCGTAAGTTTTATTGAAAACGATATTTTAGAGCAGTTGCCATTAAAAGGAAAGCGCGTATTGATAACAGCTGGTCCAACTTATGAGGCTTTGGATCCTGTGCGCTTTATAGGAAATCATTCTAGTGGAAAAATGGGCTTTGAAATCGCTAAAGCGGCCTCAAATTTAGGTGCTGAGGTCATTTTGGTTACTGGTCCAACACATGAAAAAATAGATAATAATTTCGTTACGGTTAAACCTGTGATTAGTGCCGAAGAGATGTACAATGAGGTTCATAGACATTTTTTATCATCTGATATTGCCATTCTTTCGGCAGCAGTTGCAGATTACAGACCAAAGAATGTGGCAGATCAGAAAATAAAGAAGAAAGATGCGACGTTTACTATTGAGTTAGAAAAGACAAAAGATATCTTAAAATCCCTCGGTGAGATTAAAACCTATCAGTTTTTAGTCGGTTTTGCATTAGAAACTAATAACGAATTAGAACACGCCAAAGGTAAACTAGAATCTAAGAATTTAGACCTCATTGTATTAAATTCACTTCAAGATAAAGGTGCTGGTTTTGGAGTATCAACAAATAAAGTTACATTTATAACGTCTGCTAACGCTATTTTTGAAAATGAATTAAAATCAAAGGCGGAAGTCGCTAAGGATTTAATGCAACTTATACTAAAACAAACACATGCGTAA
- a CDS encoding T9SS-dependent choice-of-anchor J family protein has product MRKITLVLFALVALCWQSNAQFTESFETEIPATWTVLDLASSNSWTWDDTPSGSGGAQDGTAVAGIVYDAAVAHDDYLITPQIAVTAGLNDRLSFYIQSRSATFLESYEVLLSTGTTAAVDFTVVLQAESDAPAAWTQQEFDLSAYVGQSVYVAVRATGTNEFELYVDNVVNDAIVTDALDYYNLQFPATLAFPENEMTDQFVYAQAYEAGLTDTTTGGPAAGIEVWIGYSDADTDPSGTGWTWEVAAFNTEAGNNDEYFVDMQDLGLAEGTYYYASRFSLNTGPFTYGGILADGSNGGAWDGTTNISGVLTVEAPVLPPGEGCDLPFVATVEADCSTATPITIDFATAPNIGGTGTCDASGDNRGFWYEFTAPASGTVNISNSGANNEYVILDACGGTEILCGAMDATNEISGLTPAAVYKMAIWKDSFQTLSTDDFCIQEVNCGAPSALMASNATTTSAELSWTAGGSEILWDIELVDITAGDTATGTATATGVSNPYTQMGLAANNEYEYYVLADCGGSTSVWAGPFSFTTPCNSFVPDYLESFDTGVAPSCWIEAGSGDPTTGPSDLGGGLWNHDEFANIGSTNNSAQINLYTNNREDWLISPSFDLSGGSYELVYTVALTDFANSNPPELNGMGSDDEVQMLITTDGGASWNNLTTYNQSSYPSETGDVETFDLSAYTGTVQFAIWATDGTVDDDEDYDFFIDEFIVRTPLACVSAVVDSSDIFDDCGNSQFYVDIDITTVGDATQINDGTTTFAITGTGVLQVGPYTDGSSVTLTVEHADVACNFSLGDFTYTCPPANDLFADAIVIACGDVVSGTTIGATQDESDAPEDATVEDDTPADNDSPWVWYSFTGTGVSEIVTLSTCGTANTDFDTELFVYTGTSGALTLIDDGYDECGGSTENYAAETSFTSDGTTTYYVAVGGWNVGSVGNFQLTVTCVEECTADAGTLTADATPVELDGSTTISATPNGDIVVPTDYDVTYVLTSGASLVIEQAGATPSFDVTTTGDYTIHTLVAETTDNTDPNYLDLGVIVFGTTTGGDVLGIVSTNNLCASLDVTGAPIVVEDLLSFGEFENEAAFTYYPNPVKNTLTLNAQNTIEQVAMYNMLGQEVLRATPNSVDSDLDMSQLQTGTYFVKVTIANITETIRVIKQ; this is encoded by the coding sequence ATGAGAAAAATTACATTAGTGTTATTTGCATTGGTTGCGTTATGTTGGCAGTCTAATGCACAATTTACCGAAAGTTTTGAAACAGAAATACCTGCAACATGGACGGTATTGGATCTAGCAAGTTCTAATTCATGGACATGGGATGATACGCCATCTGGTTCTGGAGGAGCCCAAGATGGTACTGCTGTCGCAGGAATTGTATATGATGCGGCTGTTGCACATGATGATTATTTAATTACGCCTCAAATTGCCGTTACAGCTGGACTGAACGATAGGCTATCTTTTTATATACAATCAAGAAGTGCTACGTTTTTAGAATCTTATGAAGTATTGTTGTCAACTGGAACTACTGCTGCAGTGGATTTTACAGTTGTGCTTCAAGCAGAGAGTGATGCACCAGCAGCATGGACGCAACAAGAGTTTGATTTATCAGCTTATGTAGGTCAATCAGTATATGTTGCGGTTAGAGCAACAGGTACCAATGAATTTGAACTTTATGTAGATAATGTTGTAAATGACGCCATTGTTACAGATGCATTAGATTATTACAATTTACAATTCCCTGCAACATTAGCGTTTCCTGAGAATGAAATGACTGATCAATTTGTTTATGCGCAGGCTTATGAAGCTGGTTTAACAGACACTACTACAGGCGGTCCTGCTGCAGGAATTGAGGTATGGATTGGTTATAGCGACGCTGATACAGACCCTTCAGGTACAGGTTGGACGTGGGAAGTAGCTGCATTTAACACGGAAGCGGGCAACAACGATGAGTATTTTGTAGATATGCAAGACCTTGGTTTAGCAGAAGGAACTTATTATTACGCGAGCCGTTTTAGTTTAAATACTGGGCCTTTTACTTATGGAGGAATTTTAGCTGATGGCAGCAATGGAGGTGCTTGGGATGGAACAACTAATATCTCAGGTGTGTTAACGGTTGAAGCGCCAGTACTTCCGCCAGGAGAAGGATGTGACTTACCTTTTGTTGCAACTGTAGAGGCAGATTGTTCAACGGCAACGCCAATTACAATAGATTTTGCTACAGCACCAAATATTGGTGGAACTGGCACATGTGATGCAAGTGGAGATAATAGAGGATTTTGGTATGAATTTACTGCACCTGCATCAGGTACGGTAAATATTAGCAACTCAGGTGCTAATAATGAATATGTGATTTTAGACGCTTGTGGTGGAACTGAAATTCTTTGCGGAGCCATGGATGCTACTAATGAGATTAGTGGTTTAACGCCTGCAGCGGTTTATAAAATGGCTATTTGGAAAGATAGTTTCCAAACATTATCAACTGACGATTTCTGTATTCAAGAAGTGAATTGTGGTGCGCCGAGTGCTTTAATGGCTTCAAATGCCACCACAACTTCTGCCGAATTAAGTTGGACAGCAGGTGGTTCAGAAATCCTTTGGGATATTGAATTAGTAGATATTACTGCTGGAGATACTGCAACTGGTACAGCAACAGCTACCGGTGTTTCTAATCCATATACCCAAATGGGGTTAGCCGCAAATAATGAATATGAATATTATGTGCTTGCTGACTGTGGCGGATCTACATCTGTATGGGCAGGCCCTTTCTCTTTTACAACTCCATGTAATAGTTTTGTGCCAGATTATCTTGAAAGTTTCGATACTGGTGTTGCACCGAGTTGTTGGATTGAAGCTGGATCTGGAGATCCTACAACTGGACCATCAGATTTAGGCGGAGGACTATGGAATCATGATGAATTTGCAAATATTGGCTCAACAAATAATTCGGCGCAAATTAATTTATATACAAATAATAGAGAAGATTGGTTAATTTCTCCGTCTTTTGATTTATCAGGTGGAAGTTATGAGCTTGTTTATACGGTTGCGTTAACTGATTTTGCAAATTCCAATCCTCCTGAATTGAATGGAATGGGATCTGACGATGAGGTACAGATGTTAATTACAACAGATGGCGGTGCGAGTTGGAATAATTTAACGACTTATAATCAATCTAGCTACCCTTCAGAAACTGGAGATGTGGAGACCTTTGATTTAAGTGCTTATACTGGTACAGTTCAATTTGCTATTTGGGCCACAGATGGTACTGTTGACGATGATGAAGACTATGATTTCTTTATTGACGAATTTATTGTAAGAACTCCATTAGCATGTGTATCTGCTGTAGTTGATTCATCAGATATATTTGATGATTGTGGTAATTCTCAGTTTTATGTTGATATAGATATAACAACGGTGGGTGATGCAACACAAATTAATGATGGTACCACTACTTTTGCTATTACTGGTACAGGTGTATTACAAGTCGGTCCTTATACTGATGGTTCTTCAGTTACTTTAACTGTAGAGCACGCTGACGTAGCATGTAATTTTAGTTTAGGAGATTTTACTTATACTTGTCCACCTGCTAATGATCTATTTGCTGATGCCATAGTCATCGCTTGTGGAGATGTAGTTTCAGGAACTACCATTGGTGCAACTCAAGATGAATCAGACGCGCCAGAGGATGCGACAGTTGAAGATGATACACCTGCAGATAACGATTCCCCTTGGGTTTGGTATTCATTTACAGGTACAGGCGTCTCAGAAATTGTAACCTTGTCTACATGTGGTACAGCCAATACAGATTTTGATACAGAATTATTTGTTTATACAGGTACTTCGGGCGCATTAACATTAATCGATGATGGTTATGACGAATGTGGTGGTTCTACTGAAAATTATGCAGCAGAAACATCTTTTACATCTGATGGTACTACAACATATTATGTGGCCGTTGGCGGATGGAATGTAGGTAGTGTTGGTAATTTTCAATTGACTGTAACATGCGTAGAAGAGTGTACTGCAGATGCAGGTACTTTAACAGCAGATGCAACTCCAGTTGAATTAGATGGTTCAACTACTATCAGTGCCACTCCAAATGGTGATATCGTTGTTCCAACGGATTATGATGTAACCTATGTATTAACATCTGGAGCAAGTTTAGTAATAGAGCAAGCAGGTGCTACACCTAGCTTTGATGTTACAACTACTGGAGACTATACTATTCATACTTTAGTAGCTGAGACTACAGATAACACAGATCCAAACTATTTAGATTTAGGTGTTATTGTATTTGGAACTACAACTGGAGGTGATGTTTTAGGTATTGTAAGTACAAATAATTTATGCGCATCTTTAGATGTAACTGGAGCGCCAATCGTAGTTGAAGATCTCTTAAGTTTTGGAGAATTTGAAAATGAAGCCGCTTTCACATACTATCCAAACCCAGTTAAAAATACATTAACATTAAATGCTCAAAACACCATAGAGCAAGTAGCAATGTATAATATGCTAGGTCAAGAAGTATTAAGAGCTACGCCTAATTCAGTAGATAGTGATTTAGACATGTCTCAGTTACAAACTGGTACTTATTTTGTTAAAGTAACAATTGCAAATATTACTGAAACAATAAGAGTGATTAAGCAATAG